A region from the Catellatospora sp. TT07R-123 genome encodes:
- the rpoZ gene encoding DNA-directed RNA polymerase subunit omega: MAGTVADPIGITNPPIDELLDKTSSKYALVIFAAKRARQINAYYSQLGEGLLEYVGPLVETTPQEKALSIAMREINAGLLTAEPTGEA; the protein is encoded by the coding sequence GTGGCTGGAACCGTCGCCGATCCCATTGGCATCACCAACCCGCCGATCGACGAGCTGCTCGACAAGACCTCGTCGAAGTACGCCCTGGTGATCTTCGCGGCCAAGCGTGCGCGGCAGATCAACGCCTACTACAGCCAGCTCGGCGAGGGCCTGCTGGAGTACGTGGGCCCGCTGGTGGAGACCACCCCGCAGGAGAAGGCGCTGTCGATCGCGATGCGCGAGATCAACGCCGGCCTGCTGACGGCCGAGCCGACCGGCGAGGCCTGA